The stretch of DNA ACGCGGCCTACTTCCCGCAGGAGGTCGCCGTCGAGCGCTACGCGCTCGCGGAGCCGCTGCCCTCGCCGACGACCGAGCGTTTCGGCGCGCTGGCGGCAGAGCTCGGCGTCGTGTTGATCGTGCCGATCTTCGAAGAGGCGCAACCGGGCGTCTACTTCAACTCGGTCGTGGTCTTCGACGCCGACGGCGTCGACCTCGGCAAGTACCGCAAGACGCACATCCCCGACGGGCCACAGTACCTCGAGAAGTACTACTTCACGCCCGGCGACCTCGGTTACAAGACGTTCGCCACGCGGTTCGGCAAGATCGGCGTCGCGATCTGCTGGGACGAGTGGTTCCCCGAGGTCGCGCGGATCATGGCCCTCCAGGGGGCGCAGGTGCTGTTCTACCCGTCGGCGATCGGCACCGAACCCGACCGGCCCGGCTACAGCTCGGCCGAGGCGTGGCGGACCGTGATCCGCTCGCACGGCATCTGTAGCGGCGTCTTCGTCGCGGCGGTGAACCGCGTCGGCACGGAAGAAGCCATGACGTTCTACGGCGAGAGTTTCGTCAGCGACCCGTTCGGCGAGATCATCGCCCAAGCCGACGGCACAGAGCAGGTCTTGATAGCGGACCTGCCGCTGGGCCGCGTCCGCGAGTCACGCGAGCTGCTGCACTTCCTGCGCGACCGCCGCATCGACACGTACAAACCGCTCCTAAAACGCACCATCGAAGAAGCGTAAGCGCGTTGAGTTCCCCTCCTTTTCAGGGAGGGGTTAGGGGAGGGTCCGCGTATTGCTACGCTAGGGAGGTCGTCCGCAATGAGCGTTCAGACCCTCCCCTAGCCCCTCCCTGAAAAGGAGGGGGACAAAAAGCGATGCACGCACCAGTTAACACCGACCCGCTCGCTTGCCTCTCTCCCGCGTGGGCCCGGGTCGTCTGCGAAGTCATCGAACGTGGCGAGGGAGCGTACCTCTACGCCAAGAGCGGCAAACGCTACCTCGACTTCACCAGCGGCATCGGCGTGACCAACACGGGGCACTGCCACCCGGTGGTCGTCGAAGCGGTGCGGTCGCAGGCGGAGCGGCTGTTGTTTGGGCAGATGAACTGCGTCGTCCCCGAGACGGCGATCGAGCTGGCCGACCTCTTGCGGCCGAAGCTACCGGAAGGTCTCGATACGTTCTTCTTCGCTAACTCCGGCGCCGAGGCCGTGGAAGGCGCGGTGAAGCTTGCGAAGGCCGCGACGGGTAAGCCGAACGTCATCGCGCTCGAAGGGGGCTTTCATGGCCGCACGGCGATGACGATGGCGCTCACCAGCAGCAAGACCGTCTACCGCGCCGGCTATCAACCGCTCCCCGGCGGCGTTTTCTACGCGCCGTTCCCGTACGTCCTCAATCACGCCGACTCGGGCCTCCAGTTCGTTGATGACGAGCACCTGTCGGATTACTGTCTCTCACGGCTGGAACACGTCCTGGCGTCGCAGTCGGCGCCGAGCGAGACGGCGGCCGTGCTCTTGGAGCCGGTGCTCGGTGAGGGGGGCTACGTCCCCGCGCCCGCGACTTACCTCAAGGGACTGCGCGAGCTGTGCGACCGGCACGGCCTGTTGTTGATCGCCGACGAGATCCAGAGCGGCTTCGGCCGCACGGGTGACTGGTGGTACCACACCCGCGCCGGGATCGCGCCCGATATCCTGACGATGGCGAAGGGGATCGCGTCGGGCCTGCCGATGTCGGCGATCGCCGCGCCACGCGAGCTGATGGCGAAAATGGGCCCCGGCATGCACGGCGGCACCTATGGGGGCGGCTCGGCGATCGCCCAAGCCGCGGCGATCGCGACCATCAACGTTCTGGAAAGCGAGAAGCTCGCCGAGAACGCCGAGAGGCTCGGCGCGTACCTCACCGAAAGGTTGCGCGTCTTCGCCGCTCGCTTCCCCGATCTTCGCGAAGTGCGCGGCCCCGGGCTGATGGTCGGTTGCGAGTTCGCCGCCGGGGCGACGGGCAAGGCCCAAGCCGGCGGCGTCGCGAAACACTGCGCCGAGAACTCCTTGCTGCTTCTCACCTGCGGCACGCACGGCAACGTCGTCCGCTGGATCCCACCGTTGAACGTCACGCAAAAGCAGCTCGACGACGGGTTGGAGGTCTTCGAGCAATCTCTCTTGGCGATTCTCTAAGATCAACCTCAAAGTATCGAAGGAACGAAGAGACTAATCATGCCTTGCCTTCGTTCCTTTGTCACATCGTGCATAATCTCTGAATGACTAGATCGATCCATCTCGTTACCGAAATCCCCGGGCCGCAGAGCAAGATCCTTGTCGCCCGGCGGCATGCGGCGACTCCCGCGGGGCTGGCGCATTCGACCGGCGTTGCAGTTTCGCATGCTCATGGCGCGCTTGTTACTGACGTCGACGGCAACACGCTGATCGACATGGCGGGCGGGATTGGCATGCTCAACGTGGGGCACACGCCGGAGGCCGTCGTCGAGGCGATCCGTGACCAGGCCGGCAAGCTCATCCATAGCTGCGCGCTGGTGACAACCTATGAGCCGTATGTCGAACTGTGCGAGAAGCTCAATGCAGCCGCACCAGGGCACTTCACGAAAAAGACCTTGCTGTCCAACTCGGGCAGTGAGGCCGTCGAGAACGCCGTGAACCTGGCTCGCTACTACACGGGCCGGCAGGGGGTGATGTGCTTCGATGGCGCGTACCACGGCCGATCGCAGCTGGCGCTGTCGCTCACGAGCAAGTACGCGCTGTTTAAGAAAGGGTTCGGGCCGTTCAGCGGCGAGGTCTACCGCGTTGCGACGCCCAACGTCTATCGCGGGCCCGCGGGGCTCGACGAAGAGGCGTTCATCGACTGGACGATCGCCGAGTTCGATAACGCTCTCATCGCGCGGGTCGATCCGGCGGGGGTCGCGGCAGTGATCATCGAGCCCGTGCAGGGCGAGGCGGGCTTTGTCCCAATCCCACAGCGGTTCATGGAGCACCTCCGCAAGCGTTGCGATGAACACGGCATGGTCCTCATCGCCGACGAGGTGCAAGCCGGCATGGGACGGACCGGCAAGCTCTTCTCAATCGAACACACAGGTGTCGTCCCCGACGTGATCGTAACGGCCAAGTCGCTCGGCGCCGGGATGCCCATCGCCGCGGTGATCGGCCGGGCGGATGTCATGGACTCGGCCCACAAAGGCGGCGTCGGCGGCACCTTTGGTGGCAATCCCGTCGCGTGCCGCGCGGCGATCGAGGCGCTCAATCAGATCCAAAGTCCTGAGTTCCAACAACGGGCCCATGAAGTGGGCGAGCGCATGCGGCTGCGGCTCGAATCGTGGCGAGAGAAGTTTCCGCTGGTCGGCGACGTCCGTGGGGTCGGCCCAATGCGGCTCGTGGAGTTTGTTCGCGATCGCGACACGAAGACGCCGGCGCCAGACGAGACGCTGGAGATCATCCAACGCGCGGTCGCAGCCGGACTGATCCTGATCCGCGCAGGCCTCTACAGCAATTGCATCCGTCTGCTGCCGCCGATCGTGATCACCGACGAGCAACTGGAAGAGGCGCTCGATGTGCTCGAAGCGGCGATAGCAGCGCAGTAGCGGACTTCTTGCTCAGCGAAGACCAGATGGAATTCGAGTGATCTCACTTCGAGCCTATCTGCACGATTCTCGGGCTACTGACGCGGCGGAGGATGTCAGCAAGCGCTTTCAGCTCATTATTGCCCTTTCACTCAAACACTGATTCGTTTTCGCGAAGTTGCGTGCGCATTCTTGACTCGCCTCGTTAATTGGATATGACAGGGGCGCAGAACGGGTAAGGCTTTCATTCCCGTCGCCATCTTTTCTTCAAGCGTCGCTGTCGGGCAGGAAGACGCGCTCTTGATTGGCTGTTATCGATCGGCCGCTGACGGCTAGCCCAGCGGCGTGGACAGCGTCTTTGCGTAGCGGAACCTAAGCGGTTTTGTGACGGCTCGTGCCGGGAGAAGCCCGGCCGTCGTACGCCGCCCTTCTGGTTCTGCGCAGCGACCAGCCTGCGGCGTCTTTCGGGTCGGCGCGTCGCGGTTGGGCCTCTACTCCTCCCGGCCCATCTTCACTTCAGAGTGAGCTAATCCCATGTATCGCAACTCAGTTCGTCTTGTCGCGATCTTACTGGCGGCCATCGGCTCGCTGGCCACCGCGGCGCCGTATGTCCCGGTGGTGCTCCCGCCGGGGGCGATCCCCGCCTTGGGACCCGGCGTGATCCCTGCCCCGGGGGTCTTCGGCAAGGAGTACTCGCACAACATCGACCACGACTTTATGGGCGGAGTCGATCCCGAACAGGTCGTCGCCTGGGACGGGCTCGGCGGAACTCTCGACGGCATCGACTACAGCGGCAGCCGCGGGCCCAACTTTCCGCGGGAAGAAGAGGTCGACGCCCTCGCCAACCACGGCGATGCGCTTTACACGAGCCTCTACAATCCGAGTAGCGGGGCGATGCCAGATACCGCCCACCTGGTCTTCACAATCGACGACGCCGTCGCCGGATACGGCGGCCCCATCGGCCCAGGGACTCTTATTCCCGCCGTGCCAGGCGCCTTCGTCCCACCTAGCGGCCCTGTGGCCCTGTCCAACGGCAACACCATCGGTGGATCAGCAGACATCTCGGTTGAAGAGGCTGGCGTCTACGCCGGCTTCGCCGTGCAGCATCTCTGGACACCCGCGCCACTAGTCAACGGAATGGCGGCGATGCGTGACGTCGATGGCCTTGAGCTCTGGGGCCCGGAACCGGGGACCGCCGCCGACTCGAACAAGTACTCGCTCGACGTCGATGTGACAACCGGAGGCGCCTCCGTGTGGAACTATGACCTCGGTCTTGGAACGAGCTCGCCGTATATCAGTCACGCCCTGATCGTCGACGCGGTCGAATCACTCCTAGGGACTGTCCCTACGACGGCTTTCTCCAGCAGCGGCGATTTTCCGGGCCGGGAGGCGGTAAACCTCGACGCTATGATGGTGCGGGACATTATCGGAGACGACATGATCTTCGAGACCGACCCGGCCGGCGTCGGCAGTGACTCGATCATCTTCAGCATCCGTCAAATCGTTGACCCGGCCGACCCGGATGGGTTCTATGCGACCGGAAGCGAGTTGTTTGTGTTGAATGCTCCGGTGGCCGGCGGTCCGGTCACGGCGGGCTATCTCTTCCACGGCGGCCACTTCTGGGACCACGCCTATGCGATATCGGACTTGCGGATCGCGGGAGCCAACGCCCTGGCATACATCGATGTCAACGGCATCGAAGCGATTGGCGAACTCGTTGTTCCCGAGCCTTCCACGCTCGGAGTGGCTCTCATCGGCTTTGCTATGGCCGCCGCTAGGCGACGCGTCGGATAGCTAACGCAGAAGGCGGCCGGCGCGTTGCGCCGGCCGCCTTCTCTCTATGGTTAATCGAATCGTGATAGCGATGCCGACTCAAACTTCACTGCGACAAGAACAGCGGCAAATCGGAGTGGTGGATCGTTTCGAGAACTGTGTCACCAAGCACCTTCCGAGAGATAAGCGTGCGGTGGCTGTTCCCCATCACGATCAGATCGGCGTTCCACTCATGGGCCGCTTCGAGCAGGCCTTTCCTGGCGTCGCCGGGCTGGTAGTCCAACTCGACATCGATGTCGTGGGCCTCGAAGTAGCCCGCGGCGTGTGACAGGTGCCGTTGCCGCCGTTCGTAGTCATCGCCGAAAGCCACGACCCGCACGGTCGCGTCGGGCCAGAGCCGCATCTGGACAAACCGCCGCATCGTCTTCGCCGACTGGGGCGAGCCGCTGTAGGCGATCATCACCCGGTTGATGGGTCGGTACTTGGGCCCGGTGGCGATCAGCGGCCGAACGCCCCCCGCGATCAGTTTCACCATCGTGTCGGCGGCGTTGTAGTGGGCCTCCCCCGCAACGCCGTACTCGAAGAGTCCTCGCAGACCGATCAGCGTGAGGTCGTGGTAGCGCGCCTGCGAGATCAGGTAATCGAACGGCTCGCTGCGTTCTTCTCGCAGCACCTTGTAACGGAGACCCGCGGCGGTGCACGCATTCTCGAACGCAACCACGGCAGCGGCGACCCGGTCGCGAGTCTCGGCAAAGCGGTGTTCGCGCATCTCAGCCGCCATGGCTCCGGCCCCGATCGGCGCCGGGCCGAGGCTACCGAGCTGGGCCGTGTTGACGATTGTAACGCCGGTGAGCAGCGCCTCGTTCCGGCGAGCCAACTCGATGGCGGTCTGCGTGGCGGCTTCGGTGTAGCAAGCGCCTTCAGTCCCCATCCCGCCGAGGCCTACTAAGATCGATCGGTTCATCGCCGCGCTCCTTTGCTGAGCGACTGCTAGCGAGCACCTCAATCGTCGATCTCACACGCTCGCAGTCGCAACGTCGCGTCAAGGTGACTAAAGTGAATGGCAGTCAGGCCATACCGGAGACTTTACCCGTCCCTACTTATAAGTATAGCGACGTATTCAACGGCTGGAGGGCCACAAAGCGACCCGCGGCCAATTGTCACGCACCCCTACAGCTCCCTGCTAGAAGCGTTGCGCCAATACTCATCGACGCTCTAGTCGAGTCAGCATCGTCAGTCCAACGATCACTGCAAACGCGACAGTTGTCGGCTCGGGGACCGATAGGGTTGCGCCCCCGGTCGTTGTCCCGTAATAGGCCGACCACACCGCATAGTCGGTCTCTGAGACGACGCCGTCGCCGTTGGCGTCCGCTGGATTGCCGGCGTCGATCACGCCGACATTGTCGCGATAGACCGTGTAGTCGGCGGCATCCACATCGCCATCTCCGTTCAAGTCGCCGATGGTGCGGGGGTCGAACACGTCGGTCGGGTCCCAGAAGACCGTGTCGAGGTAGACCGTTGCATCCGACGAGCCGAACAGTTGAACCGAGTCGAGCGACACGTT from Botrimarina mediterranea encodes:
- a CDS encoding universal stress protein translates to MNRSILVGLGGMGTEGACYTEAATQTAIELARRNEALLTGVTIVNTAQLGSLGPAPIGAGAMAAEMREHRFAETRDRVAAAVVAFENACTAAGLRYKVLREERSEPFDYLISQARYHDLTLIGLRGLFEYGVAGEAHYNAADTMVKLIAGGVRPLIATGPKYRPINRVMIAYSGSPQSAKTMRRFVQMRLWPDATVRVVAFGDDYERRQRHLSHAAGYFEAHDIDVELDYQPGDARKGLLEAAHEWNADLIVMGNSHRTLISRKVLGDTVLETIHHSDLPLFLSQ
- a CDS encoding carbon-nitrogen hydrolase; translated protein: MKPDSTVRVALVQMACSGSRESVRDRAEAYVRQAADDGAQVVCLQELFDAAYFPQEVAVERYALAEPLPSPTTERFGALAAELGVVLIVPIFEEAQPGVYFNSVVVFDADGVDLGKYRKTHIPDGPQYLEKYYFTPGDLGYKTFATRFGKIGVAICWDEWFPEVARIMALQGAQVLFYPSAIGTEPDRPGYSSAEAWRTVIRSHGICSGVFVAAVNRVGTEEAMTFYGESFVSDPFGEIIAQADGTEQVLIADLPLGRVRESRELLHFLRDRRIDTYKPLLKRTIEEA
- a CDS encoding aspartate aminotransferase family protein — protein: MHAPVNTDPLACLSPAWARVVCEVIERGEGAYLYAKSGKRYLDFTSGIGVTNTGHCHPVVVEAVRSQAERLLFGQMNCVVPETAIELADLLRPKLPEGLDTFFFANSGAEAVEGAVKLAKAATGKPNVIALEGGFHGRTAMTMALTSSKTVYRAGYQPLPGGVFYAPFPYVLNHADSGLQFVDDEHLSDYCLSRLEHVLASQSAPSETAAVLLEPVLGEGGYVPAPATYLKGLRELCDRHGLLLIADEIQSGFGRTGDWWYHTRAGIAPDILTMAKGIASGLPMSAIAAPRELMAKMGPGMHGGTYGGGSAIAQAAAIATINVLESEKLAENAERLGAYLTERLRVFAARFPDLREVRGPGLMVGCEFAAGATGKAQAGGVAKHCAENSLLLLTCGTHGNVVRWIPPLNVTQKQLDDGLEVFEQSLLAIL
- a CDS encoding aspartate aminotransferase family protein, producing MTRSIHLVTEIPGPQSKILVARRHAATPAGLAHSTGVAVSHAHGALVTDVDGNTLIDMAGGIGMLNVGHTPEAVVEAIRDQAGKLIHSCALVTTYEPYVELCEKLNAAAPGHFTKKTLLSNSGSEAVENAVNLARYYTGRQGVMCFDGAYHGRSQLALSLTSKYALFKKGFGPFSGEVYRVATPNVYRGPAGLDEEAFIDWTIAEFDNALIARVDPAGVAAVIIEPVQGEAGFVPIPQRFMEHLRKRCDEHGMVLIADEVQAGMGRTGKLFSIEHTGVVPDVIVTAKSLGAGMPIAAVIGRADVMDSAHKGGVGGTFGGNPVACRAAIEALNQIQSPEFQQRAHEVGERMRLRLESWREKFPLVGDVRGVGPMRLVEFVRDRDTKTPAPDETLEIIQRAVAAGLILIRAGLYSNCIRLLPPIVITDEQLEEALDVLEAAIAAQ
- a CDS encoding PEP-CTERM sorting domain-containing protein; amino-acid sequence: MYRNSVRLVAILLAAIGSLATAAPYVPVVLPPGAIPALGPGVIPAPGVFGKEYSHNIDHDFMGGVDPEQVVAWDGLGGTLDGIDYSGSRGPNFPREEEVDALANHGDALYTSLYNPSSGAMPDTAHLVFTIDDAVAGYGGPIGPGTLIPAVPGAFVPPSGPVALSNGNTIGGSADISVEEAGVYAGFAVQHLWTPAPLVNGMAAMRDVDGLELWGPEPGTAADSNKYSLDVDVTTGGASVWNYDLGLGTSSPYISHALIVDAVESLLGTVPTTAFSSSGDFPGREAVNLDAMMVRDIIGDDMIFETDPAGVGSDSIIFSIRQIVDPADPDGFYATGSELFVLNAPVAGGPVTAGYLFHGGHFWDHAYAISDLRIAGANALAYIDVNGIEAIGELVVPEPSTLGVALIGFAMAAARRRVG